Proteins found in one Pocillopora verrucosa isolate sample1 chromosome 12, ASM3666991v2, whole genome shotgun sequence genomic segment:
- the LOC131779092 gene encoding transcription factor Sox-2-like: MSSLENHIKRPMNAFMIWSSRKRRELARENPKLHNSQISKILGSEWRKLTEEEKQKFFAQAKLLSELHMIEHPDYKYRPKRRPKKKYLKHNLSLNQASCSFGPCVCHESSAAPQENDQLGENPEHFNGNEDFKSGEVLVKKEETEYEDQSCLPASRPESTPSKEENFEDLPSHVQLRSSSYLHKDNCKASRNIGGQEKIHHRRFTDELSFREHRVPLSRGCHSMAFQSTPFQSQRHFLQSHIPGEREVMQILPYLPPVRCGCCLPPEGLPTENEFSLGPHDTPYVIVDPRSQYFYEGRW; encoded by the coding sequence ATGTCCAGCCTTGAAAATCACATAAAACGGCCAATGAACGCTTTCATGATATGGTCCAGTCGCAAACGCCGGGAATTAGCGCGTGAAAATCCTAAACTTCATAACTCGCAAATCAGCAAGATTCTTGGCTCGGAGTGGAGAAAACTCACCGAggaggaaaaacaaaagtttttcgCACAAGCCAAACTATTGAGCGAGCTTCACATGATAGAACATCCTGATTACAAGTACAGACCGAAGAGACGGCCCAAGAAAAAGTACTTGAAACACAACCTGAGCCTGAACCAAGCGTCCTGTTCGTTCGGACCGTGTGTTTGCCACGAGTCCTCTGCGGCGCCGCAAGAGAACGATCAGCTGGGGGAAAATCCTGAACATTTCAATggaaatgaagattttaaaagTGGTGAAGTCCTTGTTAAGAAGGAAGAAACTGAATATGAAGACCAAAGTTGTCTTCCCGCTTCGCGACCAGAAAGCACTCCTagcaaagaggaaaattttgaagaccTCCCTTCGCATGTACAGTTGAGATCCTCGTCATATTTGCACAAGGATAACTGTAAGGCAAGCAGAAACATAGGTGGTCAAGAGAAGATTCACCATCGGAGATTTACGGATGAGTTAAGTTTCCGAGAACATCGAGTGCCGTTGTCGAGAGGTTGCCATTCCATGGCGTTTCAATCAACACCATTTCAAAGTCAGCGCCACTTTTTGCAAAGTCACATCCCTGGTGAGAGGGAAGTGATGCAAATACTTCCTTACCTCCCTCCTGTTAGATGTGGCTGCTGCCTTCCTCCAGAAGGGCTTCCAACCGAAAATGAATTTTCACTCGGGCCACACGATACCCCATATGTTATTGTTGACCCAAGAAGTCAATACTTTTACGAAGGAAGATGgtga